The genomic stretch GCACTGGGCCGGAGCCGTCGTGCAGCAGGTGGCGGTCGACATGCAGCAGAGAGAAGCCGTCGCCGAGATCGGCGATTTCGTGCGCTTGCCAGATCTTGTGATACATCGTTTGCGCCGTCACGGCTCGATCTCCGCGTCCTCATCGGACAACGCGTCCACATGGACGATCAGCCGATTTAGAATGCTCCAGAACTGCTCGCGCTCGGCTTCGGTCAACAGCCGCAGCAGCGCGGCCTGGCGCTGCTGCGCGAACGGCATGATCTTGCGATAGGCGGCGTCGCCGGCCGCCGTGGTGCGAACCACCACCGCCCGCCGGTCGGCCGGATCCTCGGCGATCGAGATCAGCTTGCGCTGTTCGAGTTTCTTCAGCAGCCGGCCGATCAGCGCCTTGTCGCTGCCCAGATGGAGCGCGAGGTCGCTGGCGGCGCAAGGCTGTTGCTGAACGATCGCCGCCAGCGTCCGCCATTCGGTGACGGTGATGTCGAACGCTTCCGGATAAGCCTTGGCCGAATAGCGCTTCAGCGCCCGCGCCAACGTGTTGACCTTGGCGGTGAGAAAGTCGGGGGTCGACAGCGTGTGCCCGTCCGGGGCGATCCGCCGCCAGGGGTAGCGTTCGCCCATCAGGCCGCCTCCGTCCGTGCTGACGTCGTCGCCGCCGGGATCGACCAGGTGTCGCCCAGCGTCACCGACAGCGTGACGTCGCGATCGACGCCGACGTCGTTCTCCGGCGCAGCATCGACCGTGAAGGCAGTGTCGCCGACGCGGACGATCAGGGTGCGTCGCGAACCGCGGAACACGTTCTTCTCGACCCGGCCGCGCCAACTGATCTCCTGCTGGTCGACGGCATGCACCGGGCTTGCATCGACGCGAATGCTTTCGGCGCGGACGATCACCGACACCGGGCGACCCTGCGCCACGTGGTCGGACGCCTGCACGCGACCCGACCAGCCGTCGCCCTGCACCTCCAGGATGCGCGAATCCCTGCCGGCTTCCGAGGAAATCACGGTCGCCGGAATGATGGTCGAATTGGTGCAGAATTCGGCGACGTTCAGCGTCGCCGGCCGGAAGTAGATGCCCTCCGGGGTGTCGTTCTGCAGGATCGCGCCCTGCCGCATCACGATGATGCGGTCAGACAGCGCCATCGCCTCCTCCTGATCATGGGTCACGAACACGGTGGTGATCGCGAGGCGCTGCTGCAACGCCCGCAACTCGATCCGCATCTCGTCGCGCAGCTTGGCGTCGAGATTCGACAGCGGCTCGTCGAACAGCAGCACCGACGGCTCGAACGCGATCGCGCGGGCGATCGCGACGCGCTGCTGCTGGCCGCCGCTCAGCAGCGGGGCCGGCCGCTCGGCATAGGCCGACATCTTCACCAAATCGAGCGCCCGCATCGTCTTGGCGTGAACCTCCTGCCGCGACAGCCGGCGCAGCCTCAGCGGATAGGCGACGTTGTCGAACACCGTCATATGCGGCCAGATCGCGTAGGACTGGAACACCATTCCGGCGTTGCGCTTTTCCGGCGGCAGGAAGATCCCCCGGGCGGGATCGCTGACGGTGCTGTCGCCGATCGAGATCACGCCGCCGGTGTTGGACTCCAGCCCTGCGATCATCCGCAGGGTGGTGGTCTTGCCGCAGCCCGACGGCCCCAGCAGGGTGACGAAGGCGCCGTCGGGAATGACGGCCGTGACGTCCTTGACCGCGGCGAAGTCACCGAAGCGGCGGCTGACTGAGTTCAGGTGGACGCTTGGCAAGACCAGTCTCCGGGGTCGAGGATGCGCGGCGATCGACGATCGCTACTTGTAGATCTCGGTGGCGAGCTTGAGATCGGCGTTGATGGTGGCGGGGTTGCTGGTCCCGAGCAGCTTCGCCTTGACGATGTCCTTGACGTCCGCCGGGATCTTGTCGTCGAGCCCCTTGACGGTCGGGACCCGCGCCGACCGGACATAGACCAATTGCGCCTCGTCCGACAGGAAGAAGTCCATCAGCAGCCGCGCCGCGTTCGGATGCGGGGCGTTATTGGTCAGCGCGAGGTCGAACTGCGCGTAGACGTCGCCCTCGATCGGCGTGATGCCGACGATCGGTAGCCCCTTGTTGAGCAGTTGATCGGGCAGCGAGAACGGGATGTAGATCGGGAACTCGCCGCGCGCGACGCGGCGAGCGTTCTCGCGCACCGAGCGGCTGAACTGCGGCTTCTGCGCCGCCAGCTTCTCGTGAAATTCGCGGCCGAACTTGGCGTAGGTGGTGGCGAACATCGTCGACCCGCCGCCCAGCGCGCGCATGTCGTCGGACAGGATCTTGCCCTGCCATTTCGGATCGAGCAGATCCTTCCAGCTCTTCGGCCGATCCTTTTCCGGCACCAGCTTGGTGTTGACCGCGATGCCGTAGCCCTGGATGTAGATCGGCAGCCTGGTGCCATCGAGCTCGAGATCGCCGCGCAGCTTTCCGAGCGCCGGCAGCTCGCCATAGGGCGCGAGCGCCTCCTGGTTCTTCAACAGCCACAGCGCGCCGGCGCCGTTGAGGATGACGTCGGCGGAGACCCGGCCGGTGGCCTTCTCGGTGCGGACGCGTTCGGCGAGGTCGCTGGCGCGCAGGTCGAGGATCTCGACCGGGATGCCGTATTTGGCCTCAAACATCTTGGCGACTTCCGGATGGTAGGGAACGCCGACATGGCCGCTGTACAGCGTCACCTTGCCCTCGGCTTTCGCCGCCTTGACGACCTCGTTCCAGTCGGCGGCCTGCGCCGATGCCGACGTCCCGATTGCGATCGCGACGATCGCCGCGGATAGCCTGTTTGCCCAGTTGATCACGTCGCCTTCCCTTTCCTTGTTGTTATTTCGCCGCAACCCATCGGTTGACGATGAGCAGATGGAGCCCGCGGAACACCAGCACGACGATCAGCATCATCACCGCCACCGCGCTGACGTCCTCGGCCTTGCCCTCCTCCCACAGCCGCAGCACGGTGACCGGAAGCACCTCGTTGCCTACCGAATAGAGCAGGATCGACGCGCTGAGCTCGCGGAAGATCATGAAGAAGGTCAGCACCCAGCCGACCGAGAACGACGGCAGCGTCAGTGCCAGCACGAT from Rhodopseudomonas sp. BAL398 encodes the following:
- a CDS encoding MarR family winged helix-turn-helix transcriptional regulator, which encodes MGERYPWRRIAPDGHTLSTPDFLTAKVNTLARALKRYSAKAYPEAFDITVTEWRTLAAIVQQQPCAASDLALHLGSDKALIGRLLKKLEQRKLISIAEDPADRRAVVVRTTAAGDAAYRKIMPFAQQRQAALLRLLTEAEREQFWSILNRLIVHVDALSDEDAEIEP
- a CDS encoding ABC transporter ATP-binding protein, with translation MPSVHLNSVSRRFGDFAAVKDVTAVIPDGAFVTLLGPSGCGKTTTLRMIAGLESNTGGVISIGDSTVSDPARGIFLPPEKRNAGMVFQSYAIWPHMTVFDNVAYPLRLRRLSRQEVHAKTMRALDLVKMSAYAERPAPLLSGGQQQRVAIARAIAFEPSVLLFDEPLSNLDAKLRDEMRIELRALQQRLAITTVFVTHDQEEAMALSDRIIVMRQGAILQNDTPEGIYFRPATLNVAEFCTNSTIIPATVISSEAGRDSRILEVQGDGWSGRVQASDHVAQGRPVSVIVRAESIRVDASPVHAVDQQEISWRGRVEKNVFRGSRRTLIVRVGDTAFTVDAAPENDVGVDRDVTLSVTLGDTWSIPAATTSARTEAA
- a CDS encoding ABC transporter substrate-binding protein is translated as MINWANRLSAAIVAIAIGTSASAQAADWNEVVKAAKAEGKVTLYSGHVGVPYHPEVAKMFEAKYGIPVEILDLRASDLAERVRTEKATGRVSADVILNGAGALWLLKNQEALAPYGELPALGKLRGDLELDGTRLPIYIQGYGIAVNTKLVPEKDRPKSWKDLLDPKWQGKILSDDMRALGGGSTMFATTYAKFGREFHEKLAAQKPQFSRSVRENARRVARGEFPIYIPFSLPDQLLNKGLPIVGITPIEGDVYAQFDLALTNNAPHPNAARLLMDFFLSDEAQLVYVRSARVPTVKGLDDKIPADVKDIVKAKLLGTSNPATINADLKLATEIYK